A single window of Candidatus Rhabdochlamydia oedothoracis DNA harbors:
- the mfd gene encoding transcription-repair coupling factor yields MALTKRLKEILTTHPLLQEFLDAIVHEPSILIEQLWDGPKAVIIWVLSQIINKHVLIISSGSQDSLLEDMQLFSLPHLCELPAWETLPGEEIAPSSDLMGKRFEVLDSLLENDSPHVVFAPLQAVLQKLPCKETMRTLFQKYRVHQFLDFSLFIKHLELLNYQRANIVSDKGEFAVRGGIIDFFPPSALSPFRIEFFGNEIQEIRSFDPLTQITTEKHTQCWLCPASELTLLQKTQKLTSFLDYLGPNTIVIFNDLLAIEDRLVSLTKMPVLHNRLVLSFQEFFSCVQPLSQIFLSHESAESLSFVQEKPMVYMGQISLQPLQFEMFNQQIQTKRCRHPFIPVAEFFSTLDNQTSIQAEEILQALHRHPHMQVHFICSTLAQKTLWEEKTKTLEKTDFQIGYLSSGFVLKDAKLSLITTAELSHRLKPRRQKWRQSHSVPISEFHELLPGDIVVHFHNGIGRYIGTEKRTNHLGDISEFMVIEYAEKSKLFIPLSQSHLISRYIGTKDKIPTFSQLGSARWQKTRQMAQKAIVGYADQLLRMQAERTVQGGFAYPADSEIMVAFEEDFSFIETEDQINAITAIKQDMQLEIAMDRLICGDVGYGKTEVAMRAAFKAVCDGHKQVAVLVPTTILAMQHYETFCQRMANFPVQIGLACRFCSSSQIKKTLQSLQEGAIDILIGTQRVISQDVRFKNLGLIIIDEEQRFGVRAKERLKTTKIGVDCLTLSATPIPRTLYLSLIGIKKISMINTPPQDRLPIKSIITERNHSVIQNAIARELLRDGQVFFIHNRIETIFQIAKEIQKLAPEARIVVGHGQMSSDEIDAVFHAFKQGEADILVSTTIVENGIDIPNANTILIDRSDTFGIADLYQMRGRVGRWNKPAYAYFLVPTKKQLPEITLKRLEALSLSSGYGGGMKVAMRDLEIRGAGDILGTQQSGQVSSIGFHLYCKLLKKAVNALSNDKAISFTETKMEFSFDALIPDTYINEPTLRMEIYHRFGDATTSQELDTLLVELTDRFGAYPMQILWLYHLTRLRIFASAHQFTLLKFSKMTLTTQQQSGKTTLKKLLALPKITHPKQLEESVIAALKKEFPIKSSRDSLA; encoded by the coding sequence ATGGCTCTTACAAAACGCCTAAAAGAAATTCTAACCACCCATCCTCTATTACAAGAATTTCTTGATGCCATAGTTCATGAACCATCTATTTTGATAGAACAGCTTTGGGATGGGCCCAAAGCTGTTATCATTTGGGTGTTATCTCAGATTATAAACAAACATGTACTTATCATCAGTAGCGGATCTCAAGATAGCTTACTCGAAGATATGCAGTTGTTTTCTCTGCCTCACCTTTGTGAGTTGCCTGCTTGGGAAACCCTGCCCGGTGAAGAAATTGCACCTAGTTCTGATTTAATGGGAAAGCGATTTGAAGTGCTTGACTCTCTTTTGGAAAATGATTCTCCTCATGTAGTTTTTGCTCCTCTGCAGGCTGTTTTGCAAAAATTGCCTTGTAAAGAAACCATGCGTACGCTTTTTCAAAAATACCGCGTCCATCAGTTTCTCGATTTTTCCTTATTTATTAAGCATCTGGAACTCTTAAACTATCAGCGTGCAAACATAGTAAGCGATAAAGGAGAATTTGCTGTAAGAGGAGGGATTATCGACTTTTTTCCTCCTTCTGCTTTGTCTCCCTTTCGGATCGAGTTTTTTGGCAATGAAATTCAAGAGATTAGATCTTTTGATCCTTTAACGCAAATCACAACGGAAAAACATACACAATGTTGGCTCTGTCCTGCATCTGAACTTACCCTTCTACAAAAAACACAAAAACTTACTTCTTTTTTAGATTATTTAGGCCCTAATACCATTGTCATTTTTAACGATCTACTAGCTATTGAAGACCGTTTGGTTTCTCTTACAAAAATGCCTGTTTTACACAATCGTTTAGTCCTTTCTTTTCAAGAGTTTTTTTCTTGTGTGCAGCCTCTATCGCAAATTTTCTTAAGCCATGAGAGCGCTGAATCTCTTTCCTTTGTTCAAGAAAAACCCATGGTGTACATGGGACAAATCTCCCTCCAGCCTTTGCAATTTGAAATGTTTAACCAACAGATACAAACCAAAAGATGTAGACATCCCTTTATTCCAGTGGCTGAGTTCTTCTCTACTTTAGATAATCAAACATCCATCCAAGCAGAAGAAATTCTACAAGCTCTGCACCGACATCCTCACATGCAAGTGCATTTTATTTGCTCTACTCTTGCGCAAAAAACTTTATGGGAAGAAAAAACCAAGACACTCGAAAAAACCGATTTTCAAATCGGTTATCTATCTAGTGGATTTGTCTTGAAAGATGCAAAACTATCGCTCATCACCACAGCAGAACTCTCTCATCGCTTAAAACCTAGACGTCAAAAATGGCGCCAGTCCCATTCTGTCCCCATCTCTGAATTTCATGAATTACTTCCTGGTGATATTGTGGTGCACTTTCATAATGGAATAGGCCGCTATATAGGAACAGAAAAACGGACGAATCATTTAGGAGATATATCAGAATTTATGGTGATTGAGTATGCAGAAAAGAGTAAACTTTTTATCCCGCTCTCCCAATCTCATTTAATTAGCCGATATATTGGAACTAAGGACAAAATCCCCACATTTAGTCAATTAGGATCGGCAAGGTGGCAAAAAACGCGTCAAATGGCACAAAAAGCCATTGTGGGATACGCTGATCAATTGCTACGCATGCAGGCAGAGCGCACAGTCCAAGGAGGATTTGCCTACCCAGCTGATTCTGAGATAATGGTAGCTTTTGAAGAAGATTTTTCCTTCATAGAAACAGAAGATCAAATCAATGCCATCACAGCTATCAAACAAGATATGCAATTAGAGATAGCTATGGATCGTCTCATTTGTGGAGATGTCGGTTATGGAAAAACAGAAGTAGCTATGCGCGCTGCTTTCAAGGCAGTATGTGATGGGCATAAACAAGTTGCAGTTCTTGTCCCTACTACTATTTTAGCCATGCAGCACTACGAGACATTTTGCCAAAGAATGGCAAACTTTCCCGTCCAAATAGGACTTGCTTGTAGATTTTGCTCCTCTTCTCAAATAAAAAAAACACTTCAATCTCTCCAAGAGGGCGCCATTGATATCTTAATCGGTACCCAACGGGTAATTAGTCAAGATGTACGGTTTAAAAACCTAGGTCTCATCATTATCGATGAAGAACAACGGTTTGGAGTCCGCGCAAAAGAGCGTTTAAAAACCACAAAAATAGGCGTTGATTGCTTAACCCTTTCTGCGACACCGATTCCTCGCACTTTGTATCTTTCCTTAATTGGTATTAAGAAAATCTCGATGATCAATACCCCTCCGCAAGATCGCCTGCCCATTAAATCGATAATCACAGAGCGCAATCACTCTGTTATACAAAATGCTATAGCCAGAGAGCTATTGCGCGATGGACAAGTGTTCTTCATTCATAATCGCATTGAAACTATTTTTCAAATCGCTAAAGAAATACAAAAATTAGCCCCAGAAGCGCGTATCGTAGTAGGACATGGGCAAATGTCTTCTGATGAAATCGATGCGGTCTTTCATGCCTTTAAACAAGGAGAAGCAGATATTTTAGTCTCCACTACCATTGTAGAAAATGGGATTGATATCCCCAATGCCAATACCATTTTGATTGACCGATCTGATACATTTGGAATAGCTGATCTCTATCAGATGCGAGGCCGAGTAGGCAGATGGAATAAACCAGCCTATGCATATTTTTTAGTCCCAACTAAAAAACAACTTCCTGAAATTACTTTGAAACGTTTAGAAGCTCTGAGTTTATCCTCCGGCTACGGAGGAGGCATGAAAGTTGCTATGCGCGATTTAGAGATCAGAGGAGCAGGCGACATACTTGGCACACAACAATCAGGACAAGTCTCTTCTATTGGATTTCATCTCTATTGTAAATTGCTAAAAAAAGCGGTAAATGCACTAAGCAACGATAAAGCCATCTCTTTTACAGAAACCAAAATGGAGTTTTCTTTTGACGCGCTCATTCCTGATACCTACATAAATGAGCCCACTTTACGTATGGAAATTTACCACCGTTTTGGAGATGCTACTACCTCTCAAGAACTAGATACTCTTCTTGTAGAGTTAACAGACCGCTTTGGCGCTTATCCTATGCAAATACTTTGGCTCTATCATTTAACACGCTTAAGAATATTTGCCTCTGCCCATCAATTCACGCTGCTCAAATTTAGTAAGATGACTCTTACCACACAACAACAAAGCGGGAAAACCACCTTAAAGAAACTATTAGCTCTACCTAAAATTACTCACCCCAAGCAACTCGAAGAGAGCGTCATTGCTGCTCTAAAAAAAGAGTTTCCGATTAAGAGCTCAAGAGATTCTTTAGCTTAA